A window from Leptospira meyeri encodes these proteins:
- a CDS encoding 7TM diverse intracellular signaling domain-containing protein yields the protein MFRLWARLTFIFIGTSALWATPSQSRYTTILKGGIGEYPLGFHMEILTLPPNENLTFEEVRKSNLFYESKSLSPNFGFTKNIYWVRFELQNEANERDWYIHVSYPLLDKIDFYELKDKTWKQTITGDSYVFSQRPLEEKSFIFPIKLLNKKNNTYYFRFESEGTVQFPITVYSHERFLKLKEKENLSLGIYYGILFVLVIYNLILLFMLRDLGYLYYLLYISLYGLSQSVLNGLAFQIFWPNFPYWANISLPFVGGFSLFWGLQFTRSFLNTKKNTPTWDKIIFILMGMMLFLMLSSFVFSYYANIYLLASLVMSFAVSVFLVAVVCWDKGYKPARYFLIAWVALLFGVGIYSLKGFGILPANTFTEYGLQAGSAIEMCLLSLGLAYKIKLANSEKNKAERRMVTYKAKLQDAKLVSSRLEVELLKNNIHPHFLLNSINATIIWLDEDPETAKQLLTALSDELRAILKLTNRKTISVNEEVGICKRYLEIMSLRKESKFEFKTEGVSSKDIIPPIVLLTLVENGVTHGYQGKNSGTFTLKKKKDKNKTKYILFNDGLPTTKSDSLGTGIKYIKSRLQEAFPNKWDFNSKVVMGGWENTITLME from the coding sequence ATGTTTCGACTTTGGGCAAGATTGACTTTTATTTTTATTGGTACTAGCGCTCTTTGGGCAACTCCTTCGCAGTCACGATACACAACTATTTTGAAAGGCGGGATCGGTGAGTATCCGTTAGGTTTTCATATGGAAATTCTGACACTCCCACCGAATGAAAATTTAACTTTTGAAGAGGTGCGAAAATCAAATCTTTTTTATGAGAGTAAGTCTCTTTCTCCCAATTTTGGTTTTACAAAAAATATCTATTGGGTTCGGTTCGAACTACAAAATGAGGCAAATGAACGCGATTGGTACATTCATGTTTCTTATCCATTGTTGGACAAAATTGATTTTTATGAACTAAAAGATAAAACTTGGAAACAAACAATAACAGGAGATTCTTATGTATTTTCTCAAAGGCCTTTGGAAGAAAAAAGTTTCATTTTCCCGATCAAACTTTTGAATAAAAAAAATAATACATATTATTTTCGATTTGAAAGTGAAGGGACGGTACAATTCCCCATCACAGTATATTCCCATGAACGCTTTTTAAAACTCAAAGAGAAAGAAAATTTATCTCTTGGAATTTATTATGGAATTTTATTCGTTCTAGTAATTTATAATTTAATTCTTTTGTTTATGTTGAGAGACTTGGGGTATTTGTATTACCTTCTGTATATCAGTTTGTATGGATTGTCGCAATCAGTATTAAATGGTTTGGCGTTTCAGATTTTTTGGCCAAACTTCCCTTATTGGGCAAACATAAGTTTGCCTTTTGTTGGCGGTTTTTCTTTATTTTGGGGTCTTCAATTTACAAGGAGTTTTTTAAATACCAAAAAAAATACTCCGACATGGGATAAAATTATTTTTATCTTAATGGGTATGATGTTATTTTTAATGTTATCCTCTTTTGTTTTTTCTTATTATGCGAATATTTATTTATTAGCATCCTTGGTTATGTCCTTTGCAGTATCGGTTTTTCTTGTAGCTGTTGTTTGCTGGGATAAAGGGTATAAACCGGCGAGGTATTTTTTAATCGCTTGGGTGGCACTTTTATTTGGTGTAGGAATATATTCTCTCAAAGGATTTGGAATATTGCCTGCAAACACTTTTACAGAATATGGATTACAAGCAGGTTCTGCGATCGAGATGTGTTTGTTATCCTTGGGACTTGCTTATAAAATTAAACTTGCTAATTCCGAAAAAAACAAAGCTGAAAGACGGATGGTCACCTACAAGGCCAAATTGCAGGATGCAAAACTAGTTTCTTCTAGGTTGGAAGTAGAATTATTAAAAAACAACATTCATCCCCACTTTTTACTGAATTCAATCAATGCTACTATCATCTGGTTGGATGAAGATCCAGAAACGGCAAAACAATTGTTAACGGCTTTATCTGATGAGTTGAGAGCCATTTTAAAATTAACAAATAGGAAAACTATTTCTGTAAACGAAGAAGTTGGAATATGCAAACGATACTTGGAAATCATGAGTTTACGCAAAGAATCGAAGTTTGAATTCAAAACAGAAGGTGTGAGTTCCAAAGATATCATTCCACCCATTGTTTTATTGACATTGGTCGAAAATGGAGTGACCCATGGTTACCAGGGAAAAAATTCTGGTACCTTTACTTTGAAGAAAAAGAAAGATAAAAACAAAACCAAATACATTTTATTTAATGATGGTTTACCAACAACAAAATCGGATTCATTGGGAACAGGGATCAAATACATAAAGTCCAGACTTCAAGAAGCCTTTCCCAATAAGTGGGATTTTAATTCAAAGGTCGTAATGGGAGGTTGGGAAAATACAATCACCTTAATGGAATAA
- a CDS encoding LBF_1199 family protein — MMEVLVYDFWKKSSPQHAKESFDYLLTKPNLHEYLEILFEVDELVEYFCSYCWILREEDVLKELINHTAMPVNLICKAVYYGFGKYIKTGNITPDYYFSIWAKIISSEKSLELLLNEPMVEKDVTFQLNLLSNLNAKQWEEYFESSIAESGDQNTDSFLRIFEKIDSIHCKRLLYRNPNLYQYLRMLVVFDKKESVPGFLFQLENNLKTIHRWEEYANAKLREFSPKVEREKTPSRRNVNRLTDILRDGLFIADVSDRLDFIEYLMIREVIVDEQEMDIICQFVGLSDSNGKQESKFSSILSCPVNYPQANVMDFAEVHNSKVNPTLI, encoded by the coding sequence ATGATGGAAGTTTTGGTTTACGATTTTTGGAAAAAAAGCTCACCCCAACATGCAAAGGAGTCGTTTGACTATTTATTAACGAAACCCAATCTTCATGAATATTTAGAAATCCTTTTTGAAGTAGATGAACTAGTTGAGTATTTTTGTAGTTATTGTTGGATTCTGCGTGAGGAAGATGTTTTAAAAGAATTAATCAACCACACTGCTATGCCGGTCAACTTGATATGTAAGGCCGTGTATTATGGTTTTGGAAAATACATTAAAACTGGAAATATCACTCCCGATTATTATTTTTCAATTTGGGCAAAGATTATTAGTTCAGAGAAAAGTTTGGAATTGTTACTGAATGAACCTATGGTTGAAAAGGACGTAACGTTTCAGTTGAACTTACTCAGTAATTTGAATGCTAAACAATGGGAAGAGTATTTTGAATCGTCGATTGCAGAGTCTGGAGACCAAAATACAGATTCTTTTCTTCGTATCTTCGAAAAAATTGACTCCATTCATTGCAAACGTCTGTTGTATCGTAATCCAAATTTATACCAATACTTGCGAATGTTAGTGGTTTTTGATAAAAAGGAATCAGTTCCTGGTTTTTTATTTCAATTAGAAAATAATCTAAAAACAATCCATAGATGGGAAGAGTATGCAAATGCGAAGTTACGAGAGTTTTCTCCAAAAGTAGAAAGAGAAAAAACTCCAAGTCGAAGAAATGTCAATCGATTGACGGACATACTTAGAGATGGGCTATTTATCGCAGATGTTTCTGATCGACTCGATTTTATTGAATATTTGATGATTCGAGAAGTGATCGTTGATGAACAAGAAATGGATATTATCTGTCAATTTGTTGGATTGTCTGATTCAAATGGAAAACAGGAATCTAAATTTTCCTCAATTCTTTCTTGTCCTGTCAATTATCCGCAAGCAAATGTAATGGACTTTGCGGAAGTTCATAACTCTAAAGTAAATCCAACATTGATCTGA
- a CDS encoding helix-turn-helix domain-containing protein has product MKIFSYPPTLELLPFVQKYLIIESKEGIENCVLPNPNLVLSFQLRGKLRSFESNTIYDLPRAGIAGLRKTARKIIYPENSSALLVILTEIGAAGFFGDPISDFYEKTISLENLIPNHLLKILEEQLFFAKSNEERILLVEKFLIQNKKNRTIDPRIHTTLQKINLSKGQIRMNDIKQGLPISLDSLEKKFKETIGITPKQYANLVRIHTLIQSYSKQTNLTNLAVEAGYFDQSHFNREFKLFTGESPKLFFKKPQIW; this is encoded by the coding sequence ATGAAGATTTTTAGCTATCCTCCAACTTTAGAATTACTTCCCTTTGTGCAAAAATATCTCATCATCGAATCAAAAGAAGGGATAGAAAATTGCGTGTTGCCAAACCCGAACTTAGTTTTATCCTTTCAGTTGCGTGGAAAACTTCGTTCATTCGAATCAAATACAATCTATGATTTACCACGTGCAGGCATAGCAGGCCTAAGAAAAACGGCAAGAAAGATCATCTATCCGGAAAACTCTTCTGCCTTACTCGTCATACTCACGGAAATCGGTGCAGCAGGTTTTTTCGGAGATCCCATTTCTGATTTTTATGAAAAAACAATAAGTTTAGAAAATCTCATTCCAAATCATTTGTTAAAAATTTTGGAAGAACAGTTATTTTTTGCAAAATCGAATGAAGAGCGTATTCTGTTAGTTGAAAAGTTTTTAATTCAAAACAAAAAGAACAGAACCATTGATCCTAGGATTCATACGACTCTTCAGAAAATTAATTTGTCAAAAGGACAAATTAGAATGAACGATATCAAACAAGGATTACCAATTAGTCTAGACTCACTCGAAAAAAAATTCAAAGAAACCATTGGGATCACTCCTAAACAATATGCAAACCTTGTTCGAATTCACACACTGATTCAATCATATTCCAAACAGACTAATTTAACGAATCTTGCTGTGGAAGCTGGTTATTTTGACCAATCACATTTCAATAGGGAGTTCAAACTTTTCACTGGAGAATCGCCAAAACTTTTTTTCAAAAAACCGCAAATTTGGTAA
- a CDS encoding LBF_1199 family protein: protein MRWKASEFWKNASPNELLDFFQSVEQGTDLKSLADHMMAEEEFCDLVFEYLWLLRSEEGSRRFLNDDNLTPELLMKFIYFGYGKQFLTGNFDSNAYFLQIRSLFDSAQSLRILSLAEEMDRDPTLKIHLLSNLDPQTWEAYFDILEQNNMTMQALLGIFSNLRENEIRKILLNSHTLYYYLRMMMVSGKKKLAEQSPKEKENRIRLESILDSIHVWETFCQQLSERFDFQSEAKLAPNKRNPDRLSLVLRELKKLPSPDRADVLAYLSGNGAVLDVWEETTILSALANYDRVGKYF from the coding sequence ATGCGATGGAAGGCATCTGAATTTTGGAAAAATGCATCTCCAAATGAATTGTTAGATTTCTTCCAATCGGTAGAACAAGGAACTGACTTAAAATCTTTGGCTGACCATATGATGGCAGAAGAAGAGTTTTGCGATTTAGTTTTCGAATACCTTTGGCTTCTTCGTTCAGAAGAAGGTTCCCGGCGATTTTTAAATGACGATAACCTAACGCCAGAACTTCTGATGAAGTTTATATATTTTGGTTATGGAAAACAATTCCTAACCGGAAATTTTGATTCCAATGCTTATTTTTTACAAATTAGATCTTTGTTTGATTCTGCACAGAGTTTGCGAATTTTATCTCTGGCAGAGGAAATGGACCGAGATCCTACTTTAAAAATTCATCTATTGTCTAATTTAGATCCACAAACTTGGGAAGCTTATTTTGATATATTAGAACAGAATAATATGACAATGCAAGCTTTGCTTGGTATTTTTTCCAATCTAAGGGAAAATGAAATTCGAAAAATACTTTTGAATAGCCATACACTGTATTATTACCTAAGAATGATGATGGTTTCTGGTAAAAAAAAATTAGCTGAACAGTCACCTAAAGAAAAAGAAAATCGAATTCGATTGGAGTCGATTTTAGATTCCATTCATGTGTGGGAAACATTTTGCCAACAATTGAGTGAACGGTTTGATTTTCAATCAGAAGCAAAACTTGCACCTAACAAAAGAAATCCGGATCGTTTGTCCCTTGTATTACGAGAATTAAAAAAACTTCCCTCTCCTGATCGTGCAGATGTTTTGGCCTATTTGAGTGGGAATGGGGCTGTTCTTGATGTTTGGGAAGAAACAACTATTCTTTCTGCCCTTGCAAACTATGATCGGGTGGGGAAATATTTTTAA
- a CDS encoding ester cyclase produces MDVLEKNKHIVKRFNEEVIQNCNEVTFRELMHVDFINRSAPEHANDSNAMWNTFNSVLKPAFPDLTVEIFDQVAEGDKVTTRKAITGTHKGVLMGIAPTQQKIRIDVIDIVRLQDGKYIEHWGINTLQTVLTDLRSK; encoded by the coding sequence ATGGATGTTTTAGAAAAAAACAAGCACATCGTAAAACGATTCAACGAAGAAGTCATTCAGAATTGTAATGAAGTTACCTTCAGAGAACTAATGCATGTAGACTTCATCAATCGATCAGCACCAGAACATGCAAATGATTCGAATGCAATGTGGAATACTTTTAATTCCGTGTTAAAACCAGCCTTTCCTGACCTAACCGTAGAAATTTTTGATCAAGTTGCCGAAGGAGATAAAGTAACGACTCGCAAGGCCATCACGGGAACTCACAAAGGTGTACTGATGGGAATTGCTCCGACACAACAAAAGATTCGAATCGATGTCATTGACATTGTGCGTTTGCAAGACGGTAAATATATCGAACATTGGGGAATCAATACATTGCAAACAGTTCTAACAGATCTTAGGTCCAAATAA
- the leuD gene encoding 3-isopropylmalate dehydratase small subunit, producing the protein MSVNNWTIHTGVAVSIPREDIDTDQILPKQFMKLIDKKGFGKHLFFDWRYLDLEGKILNPEFVLNQEGFKNASVLIVCKNFGCGSSREHAPWALSDFGFRAILAPSFADIFSINAAKNGIALVRLKEEEIHSLGEWVSKNPGSQIRINLENLEVQAGEQTFFFHLDSASVNRIRNGWDDIDTTLKNEREILEFERKRKMEKTFLEVRW; encoded by the coding sequence ATGAGCGTAAACAATTGGACAATCCATACGGGAGTTGCCGTTTCAATCCCGAGAGAAGATATCGATACGGACCAAATCCTTCCTAAACAATTTATGAAACTCATCGATAAAAAAGGATTTGGAAAACATTTATTTTTTGATTGGAGGTATTTAGATTTAGAAGGAAAGATTCTAAATCCTGAATTTGTTTTGAACCAGGAAGGATTTAAGAATGCGAGTGTGCTCATCGTTTGCAAAAATTTCGGCTGTGGCTCCAGTCGAGAACATGCACCTTGGGCTCTTTCTGATTTTGGATTCAGAGCCATCTTGGCTCCCTCCTTTGCCGATATTTTCTCCATTAATGCGGCGAAGAATGGAATCGCTCTTGTTCGTTTGAAAGAAGAAGAAATCCATTCTCTAGGTGAATGGGTTTCTAAAAATCCTGGATCTCAAATTAGGATCAATTTGGAAAATTTAGAGGTTCAAGCGGGAGAACAAACATTCTTTTTCCATTTGGATTCTGCTTCCGTAAACCGGATCCGGAATGGATGGGATGATATTGATACCACCTTAAAAAATGAAAGAGAGATCTTAGAATTTGAACGGAAACGTAAAATGGAAAAAACATTTTTGGAAGTGCGTTGGTAA
- a CDS encoding SpoIIE family protein phosphatase: MAQFLTFVRSLFRSPANVELRYQRYYVATNSIYVLAGLIHFAFIFFFSAVGALEMALFNLGSVIWFAFTIWINRKQYLFTSLYLCFSEVFLHALAATYFFGWGAGYQYYMMLFATGIFLLPPGKNFLKFGSIVLGCLLFASTYYYSMSYPPIYHWTPNFLALINVSNIIFSTLFHAGFAYYFTLAANIAEDSLERENKAQTAFFQNISHELRTPLTLIAGPSESALKRSEGLSPLEVKVIVNQARRLTRLVNQLLDLQKITSGRMELRKTYLQLGDFLIQVSENFTAYVKRKNIRFELSLCDEALFVDVDPEQIDKCIFNYLSNSIKFTGEGGTIRLELQRKENEAIVSVRDSGIGMEESQIRRLFSRFGISEASLTREQEGTGLGLALVKELVELHGGKVGVESEIGIGSHFYFTLPLAESKKQENLTNIQRYYPTRHEYIPEEVAHPYEFSEKTNTKKTIKLLVVEDNPDLRSYLGSILTRVGFHVLVAPDGLAGLEAVLSESPDLVITDLMMPNLSGLDLIREVRKKENLHSLPIILLTAKADETTRKEVHGEGADFYLPKPFLESELLSVIKNALRLKENEFYLKEELTRGIRIQKKLLPELEYDNTLLSTELKFLPSDGIAGDYYAVQSLGDGKTFLLLADVSGHGFAAGMISAMLHFVFQLPQTQKDNPAACLESFNSYLYGNTAGLFVTAVAVVLDSNQNKFTWSKAGHEDIYLGTKDGVSQMLGKGKPLAILPDWEGANNEVHYLPGDKLFIFSDGIFDVRAKDQTLFRDSGFIQWIKNEELWKKNSSLDTLLSMAKKHQNSEKFEDDVTLLSIEFLR; encoded by the coding sequence ATGGCCCAATTTTTGACCTTTGTTCGTTCTTTATTCCGGTCTCCAGCTAACGTAGAACTTCGCTACCAAAGGTATTACGTCGCAACCAACTCAATTTATGTTTTAGCCGGCCTCATTCACTTTGCTTTTATTTTTTTCTTTAGTGCAGTAGGGGCATTGGAGATGGCACTTTTTAATCTAGGAAGTGTGATTTGGTTTGCTTTTACGATTTGGATCAATCGCAAACAATACTTATTCACTTCTTTGTATTTATGTTTCTCAGAGGTTTTTCTACATGCATTAGCAGCAACGTATTTTTTTGGATGGGGCGCAGGTTACCAATATTATATGATGCTTTTTGCAACGGGAATTTTTCTTCTACCCCCTGGAAAAAACTTTCTCAAATTCGGCAGTATTGTCCTCGGTTGTTTACTCTTTGCTTCCACATATTATTATTCGATGTCCTATCCGCCAATCTACCATTGGACTCCGAATTTTCTTGCCCTCATCAATGTATCCAACATTATCTTCTCCACCCTTTTTCATGCTGGCTTTGCATATTACTTTACTCTTGCAGCAAATATTGCCGAGGACTCCTTAGAGAGAGAAAATAAGGCTCAAACTGCTTTTTTCCAAAACATATCCCATGAATTGAGAACCCCCCTCACATTAATTGCCGGGCCCTCGGAGTCCGCTCTTAAACGATCAGAAGGACTATCTCCTTTAGAAGTAAAGGTCATCGTAAACCAAGCTAGGCGCTTAACTCGTTTAGTGAACCAACTTCTCGATTTACAAAAAATTACTTCAGGTCGAATGGAACTTCGGAAGACTTATCTTCAATTAGGTGACTTTTTAATCCAAGTTTCCGAAAACTTTACAGCCTACGTTAAAAGAAAAAACATTAGATTTGAACTTTCGTTATGTGATGAGGCATTATTTGTTGATGTAGACCCAGAACAAATTGACAAATGTATTTTTAATTACCTTTCCAACTCTATCAAATTTACTGGAGAGGGTGGAACAATCCGATTGGAACTACAACGGAAAGAAAACGAAGCAATCGTATCTGTTCGAGATTCTGGGATTGGAATGGAAGAAAGCCAAATTCGAAGATTGTTTTCTCGATTTGGAATCAGCGAAGCATCGCTCACAAGGGAACAAGAAGGCACTGGTTTAGGCCTTGCCTTAGTAAAGGAATTAGTGGAACTCCATGGAGGGAAAGTTGGCGTAGAAAGCGAAATCGGTATAGGCTCCCACTTCTACTTTACTTTGCCTTTAGCTGAAAGTAAAAAACAAGAAAACCTAACAAACATACAGCGCTACTATCCTACACGACACGAATATATTCCGGAAGAAGTGGCTCATCCATACGAATTTTCAGAAAAAACAAATACAAAAAAGACCATCAAACTATTGGTAGTCGAAGATAATCCCGATTTACGATCTTATTTGGGATCTATTTTAACCAGAGTAGGTTTTCATGTATTAGTTGCTCCAGATGGTTTGGCGGGACTCGAAGCCGTCTTATCAGAATCTCCAGATTTAGTCATTACCGATTTAATGATGCCAAACTTAAGTGGACTTGATCTGATTCGGGAGGTCCGGAAAAAAGAGAACCTTCATTCTCTTCCAATCATTTTACTCACGGCCAAAGCAGACGAAACCACGAGAAAAGAAGTTCATGGAGAAGGAGCAGATTTCTATTTGCCCAAACCATTTTTAGAATCAGAACTTTTGAGTGTGATCAAAAATGCATTACGTTTAAAAGAAAATGAATTTTACCTCAAAGAAGAACTAACCCGTGGCATCCGAATTCAAAAAAAATTGTTACCTGAGTTAGAATATGATAATACCCTGCTATCCACTGAATTAAAGTTCCTTCCGAGTGATGGAATTGCGGGCGATTACTACGCTGTACAATCATTAGGCGATGGTAAAACTTTTTTGCTGTTAGCCGACGTTTCAGGGCATGGTTTTGCAGCCGGAATGATTTCAGCAATGTTACATTTTGTATTCCAACTCCCCCAAACTCAAAAAGATAACCCTGCCGCCTGTTTAGAAAGTTTCAATTCTTATCTATATGGAAACACTGCCGGTCTATTTGTCACTGCCGTAGCGGTAGTTTTGGATTCAAATCAAAACAAGTTTACTTGGTCAAAGGCTGGCCATGAAGATATATACTTAGGAACAAAAGATGGTGTATCGCAAATGTTGGGCAAAGGCAAACCACTGGCGATTCTTCCTGACTGGGAAGGAGCAAATAATGAGGTTCATTATTTGCCTGGGGATAAACTATTTATATTTTCAGATGGTATCTTTGATGTTCGAGCAAAAGACCAAACATTGTTTAGAGATTCTGGATTTATACAATGGATTAAAAATGAGGAGCTCTGGAAAAAAAATTCCTCTCTGGATACTTTACTTTCAATGGCGAAAAAACACCAAAACTCAGAAAAATTTGAAGATGATGTCACCCTTCTCTCAATCGAATTTTTAAGGTAA
- a CDS encoding LytR/AlgR family response regulator transcription factor — protein MRILIVEDEIVAARGLERILREVLGTKISSLRIEKTLIGSQCFIQENEIDLLFLDLNLDGDIGFDLLKETSAASFLTIITSGNTAEAIQAFEYGVLDFVPKPIHKERIRKALQKFQTNNRQTKTKYLGVKQDHSLSLVPIKDILYVQSFDKRVKVYQKNGEMIVHNKSLDSLLKVLPSHFSRIHRSFIVNEKQIKTIIVSAGGSYQVELKTGIKLKMGRDFYKELKSKLSFDLSH, from the coding sequence TTGCGAATTTTAATCGTAGAGGACGAAATAGTTGCCGCAAGAGGATTGGAACGTATTTTGCGTGAAGTTCTTGGAACAAAGATTTCGTCCCTACGAATTGAAAAAACTCTCATTGGTTCACAATGTTTCATACAGGAAAATGAAATTGATCTTTTGTTTTTGGATTTAAATTTAGATGGTGACATTGGTTTTGATTTGCTTAAAGAAACTTCTGCAGCTTCTTTTTTGACCATCATCACATCGGGAAATACAGCAGAAGCAATCCAAGCTTTTGAATACGGAGTTCTCGACTTTGTGCCTAAACCAATTCATAAAGAAAGAATTAGGAAAGCGCTTCAGAAGTTCCAAACAAACAATAGGCAAACAAAAACCAAGTATCTCGGCGTAAAACAAGATCACAGTTTGTCGTTAGTTCCAATAAAGGACATTCTTTATGTACAATCCTTTGATAAACGAGTTAAAGTTTATCAAAAAAATGGAGAGATGATCGTACATAACAAAAGTCTTGATTCTCTATTAAAAGTTCTGCCTTCACATTTTTCTAGAATTCACAGATCTTTCATTGTAAATGAAAAACAGATCAAAACCATTATTGTTTCCGCTGGCGGTTCTTACCAAGTAGAATTAAAAACCGGGATCAAACTTAAAATGGGAAGAGACTTTTATAAAGAATTAAAATCAAAGTTATCATTTGATTTGTCACATTAA
- a CDS encoding MBL fold metallo-hydrolase: MFRFLIQFVSVGVCILNLFCQVTSHKVKPFNSDKISETLPLSPQPKHWVELKVVKVADWEASLAGLLDLDDPKAKMVGLKDRLEPISIYFYVVKHPIYGTYLIDSGIGERFSKGEAGAYVSSIVESQMHLNRLKIYETTNAYLSKNKIDLKGVFYTHLHLDHVLGAYELDRSVPFYVGPGEVTTRQLINLFVQGSTNRLLGENPNLIQLDLEKNQIRVLDFFGDQSFFVIAVPGHTPGSLAFFIPTKDGSHLILGDSCHTEWGWKESVVPGAFTTDAKLNRKSLDFLKKVAETNKPKFVYPGHQERILNQK; this comes from the coding sequence ATGTTTCGATTTTTGATTCAATTCGTTTCTGTAGGTGTTTGTATTTTAAATTTATTTTGTCAGGTAACTTCGCATAAAGTAAAACCCTTCAATTCGGATAAAATCTCTGAAACACTCCCTCTTTCCCCACAACCGAAACATTGGGTAGAATTGAAAGTTGTCAAGGTGGCTGATTGGGAAGCCTCTCTTGCTGGACTTTTGGACCTGGATGATCCAAAGGCTAAGATGGTTGGTTTAAAGGATCGCTTAGAACCTATTTCCATATACTTCTATGTCGTTAAACATCCTATATACGGAACGTATCTGATTGATTCAGGGATAGGGGAAAGGTTCTCTAAGGGAGAGGCAGGGGCTTACGTGAGTTCGATCGTTGAATCTCAGATGCATTTAAACCGATTAAAAATTTATGAAACAACAAATGCTTATCTTTCCAAAAACAAAATCGACCTGAAGGGGGTTTTTTACACTCATTTACATTTGGATCATGTGCTTGGTGCCTATGAATTGGATCGATCGGTACCATTCTATGTTGGACCTGGAGAAGTAACAACTCGCCAATTGATTAATTTGTTTGTACAAGGATCCACGAATCGTCTATTAGGGGAAAATCCAAACCTGATCCAACTTGATTTAGAGAAAAATCAAATTAGAGTTTTGGATTTTTTTGGAGACCAAAGTTTTTTTGTGATCGCAGTTCCTGGTCATACACCAGGTAGTTTGGCTTTTTTTATACCGACTAAAGATGGATCCCATTTGATTCTGGGTGATTCTTGTCATACAGAATGGGGTTGGAAAGAATCTGTTGTCCCAGGTGCGTTTACCACTGATGCAAAACTCAATCGCAAAAGTTTGGATTTTCTCAAAAAAGTTGCTGAAACAAACAAACCCAAGTTTGTGTATCCTGGCCATCAGGAAAGAATCCTGAACCAAAAATAA